A stretch of DNA from Perognathus longimembris pacificus isolate PPM17 chromosome 14, ASM2315922v1, whole genome shotgun sequence:
TTTATGAAAAGTACAGAAAAAGGAGAGCAACAAAGAGAGCACATGGCTCATGtcttactcttatctccagttaaccaccagaaaaccggaaggggcactgtgactcaaaatagtagagcgctagcctcgaactgaagagctcaaggattgtgcccaggcctagagttcaagccctacaaccaaaaaataaaaatcatctgtCTTCACATGCTCTCAACCAGGCATGGACACTGGTGGACACAGTATAATGGCCTGCAGAGATAGATGTCTGAGTGCTAGTCGTAAGCATTCCTGACATTTAACCTCACATAACAGAAAGAACTCTGCAGCTATGGTTGAGAACTACCTTCACATCATCCAGAAGTCATCCTGGATTGGGTCCAGATGGGCCCCTGTAATTGTAGACCTTATTGAGAAAGACACAGGATATAAAAGTCAGGAAAAGATGTGACTACAGAACCAGAGATTGGCATCGTCTACTTTTTGAAGATAAAGTCAGCAACCATAAATCAAGGAATTCAGGGAAATCGAATCTCTGAAGCCTTAGAAAAAAACTGCCTTGCTGATATCTTGATTTTAGACTGAATATCTCCAGAAatatagtaggaaaaaaaaatgtgtgctgttttaagccactaaattTGTGGTGATCTTTTTACAGAAGCAATAGAAAACTAATACAAGCATGTACTGATTCTCAAACTTTATAAAGCTTTTATTAAGCACTTTCTGCTTAATGGGCACCAAAATATCATCATCATTAAAGTtccatattttgaatttttctacCTCCATAGGCTGTTGAAGAACCTGATCAACCACTGCCTTTAACTTGGAGTAAATGCATAAATCAATTAAGGATGCTTTCTGTTGCCAGTAAAATAATGGGAATTTGTTGGCTGCAGTAACTGAAAAGGGTTGAGGTTAAGAAACAAGATGACCCTGGCCTACACTGTGTGAATTGCTTGGCTCTGTTTTCTTCCCCTTGTCAGCATCATCCTTGAACTCCTGCCTCCCCCATCTCAAGGTGGCTGCCaggaagttctggggcttggcgCTGTGTGCTGTGACTGAACTATTCTGGACTAAGCATTCCATATGTTGGCTCACTGAAAGCAGTCTAACTGGCGGCTGGAATCAATCTCAGACAAATTGCTTGGTTACTTTACCCATTAGCAGAAAAGGGCATTATAATTTTCAGAAATCTGGATGGTTTAAGCAGGAGAAAAGAGACCAATAAATGAAGTTTTACTGGGCTGAAGAGTCTTAATAATTgcatggctaaagtagtagagtatctgcctagcaagcacaagacaacgagttcaaaccccactactatcCCCACAAAAGTCTATTATAGCCAACAAAAATGTTTCACTAATACTTCAGAGTAGTACTTTAAGTGTTATTATTTATTGACTGCCTAATATTATAAATCTATACATATGAAAGTTGTGAATCTTATACATCATTCAGAGGCATTTCAGAGACAGCCTTCCAGTAGTTTATAGTGCTTGTGAAAgtgtcctctctcctcctttcccctcccctccctttcccacaCCCCCAGCTTGCTGCTGATTATTACACAACAGTGTGTCAGTGGCCTGCTTGCCGACCTGCATGATGTCTTCCCTTGTAGCACCAGTTTCTTCAACATTCCTCatcatgaaattcttttttttttttatttttttttatttttttttttttggccagtcctgggccttggactcagggcctgagcactgtccctggcttcttcccgctcaaggctagcactctgccacttgagccacagcgccacctctggccgttttctgtatatgtggtgctggggaatcgaacctagggcctcgtgtatccgaggcaggcactcttgccactaggctatatccccagccccatgaaattcTTAATGTAATGAATTAATTAGACTCCTGCTAAAAGGAAATTTTATTGGCATCTGTCATTGAGATCATtgcttttttaaacaaaatgtgcAACACACTTTGGAAACTTAAGAGTGGACAGTCACACTGGTaaatctttaaaattaaatttcaaaaaataaaacttgctCAGATTGGTATATCATGCACCATATTGATTAATATTCAAGGAAGGTAGAAGTCTTTAGATCTccaatgtttttttctttgtatagtaAGTCCCCTTTAGATCTCAGTTACCTGACAAGTTTCTCCAGCAGTAATCATTGGTTCTATAATGGCCTTGGGCAGTTGGCTGAGAGGTAAGTGTTCCCAAGACATCATTAAGTTGAAAGAGGATTGAAAGAATGCATTACTTATACTTTTGCTATCCTTTTTGAAATGACTTTTCATGATATTTTATACATTGTctctacaaataatttttttacttttatcacATGCAAATGAGATCGCTGAAGGACCTCCTTACAATTTTTTGTAGTGTTTAGGGCACTAGCTTTACAGCAGAGCCACCCAGGAGCTCTGCCTAAACAAAAGTTCAGCTGTCTATCTCCCTACAGTGAGGTCAGCTATCTGGGTTTGGGAAGTTCTCCAGACAGTTCTAGGAAGCTGCAGagcataaaacaaaaagggccCATTGAGAAAATGAGATGGATACATTGTAGAAGGTACAGAAGGTACAGGCTAGCATCTCACAGGTTTCAGCCTTGTCAGAGAAAGTTAGGAAGGCTCCTTTTAAAACAGAGTATTAATAACAAATCTCCTCCTAATTTCCAGTGCAGCAGTGGTAGGTTCTGGACTAACCTCAAAGCTCACATAGATAGCAAATGAGTGTTCATTCAGTCTGTGAATAGATGAGGATTGAGAGCAGATACTTAGTCCAGATCTGAGAAATGGACATCAAAACTTACTTTCAAAAAGCCTAccaggccaaaaacaaacaacctaaCAAAACAGTATCTTTTTTCCTAGAACCTTTTTTGCATCCCAAAgtaatttcacatttttttaagttttctcgtTTCTCCATTTCAAATTTAATGGTACTCACTGCCAGGAAAGTGCTTTTGAAGCTGGTACAGAAGTGCTAAACCTGCCACACAGCCTAGCAGTAGTGGGTCAAGTTGTCAGGGGAAACACTGTTTGGGCCAGTTCGTGCAAGTGCTGCAATGAAAGGTGGTCCAGTAAACATGGCATTAGGACACTAGGCTGTCCAATTGGAAAACAAAGCTGCACAAAGTAAATCCCAGGTAGAACATGGAGCTACATAAAGAAGGAGGATTTAGAAGACAGTTCAGgggattttaaaaatgtaatccaGGGTTGAGAAGGCCTTGAGGAAAATGCCAAATCCATAAGCCATTTAAAAGAACTGGGAGTGGAAGACGAACTTAAACTTCCAAGAACCTGATATTGGTTCCACTCATACTTTCTGTTAGCCAAATGGTCTTGTAACTAAAATTATCCTACAAACATCTAAAAAGATGTTTACTCAAGGAAATATGCATTAAGCCAACACAAGCTTTcgttattttcctttgtttttgttttggagctttacttgctaggcaggtactctaccaattaagccatgcTCTCagctcttattcttttttttttttttttttttttttttttggccagtcctgggccttggactcaggggctgagcactgtccctggcttccttttgctcaaggctagcactctgccacttgagccacagcgccacttctggccattttctatatatgtggtgctggggaatcgaacccagggcttcatgtatacgaggcgagcactcttgccactaggccatatccccagcccctctcagctCTTATTCTTTGCTGCTtcaattggtaaaaaaaaaaattttaaagtttgaaAAAAGTATGTAAGAAAGAATCCAGCCCCTCCTGTTCTGGTAGAATATAAAAATCAGTAAAATCTTGACACTCAATGGAGGATCTTTACATGGTAGCTTGGGCTACAAGGCCAGACATGTCTCACtaacaaaacagcaaaacaaaagcacTCCCGCTTTTTATGAAGGGTGAATTGCAATATCTGTTGAAACTTAACAGGAGCATGCCCTTTGACACACAGCAGTTTCAGTTCTGAGTATCTCTCCTAGAGGAATAACTAGAAATTTAAAGTAAGTATAGCTAGGCAGGAACATGGCTCAGTCTAGAACGCTTTCCTGGCACCTGAGATATTGTTATACAGGAACTTGAtcagacacttttttttcttttttttcttttttggccagttctggaacttgaacttagaggcctgagcacagtctctgagctctttttgctcaaggctaatactttaccacttgaaccacagcaccacttctggccttttctgtttatatggcactgaggaattgaactcagggcttcatgcatgctaggcaagcactctaccactaagccacattcctagcccagttctcagcctcttgaatagctaggattacaggatgagctACTGGAGCCCAACATTCCCTGAAAATTATTAGCTAGTGTTTCACACCAAATTGCAATCAATTGTAAGCCACAGCTATTTTATTGAAACAGCATCTCGGGTATCTTTATGTTAACAAAAATTTGCATCTGCTCTTTTGCAGGATGGAAACTGACTGTAACCCCATGGAACTAAGCAGTGTGTCGGGGTTTGAAGACGGCTCGGAGCTTAATGGTTTTGAAGGAACCGATGTGAAGGACATGCGGCTAGAAGCAGAAGCAGTAGTGAATGACGTCCTCTTTGCCGTTAACAACATGTTCGTCTCAAAAAGCCTGCGCTGTGCAGACGACGTGGCCTATATCAACGTGGAGACAAAGGAAAGGAACAGATACTGCCTGGAGCTCACTGAAGCAGGGCTGAGGGTAACTAACTCTtcttcttaggaaaaaaaagaaaaaataaatacaaaccagTCTATTAAAAAAAGGATGGGGAAATTCAAAATGTCTTTGATCATCATGGGGAAATTGGATTTTGTCAAAAAGAGAATTCTTTGTGTGGTATTACCTCTTTACCTCTGCCCCACAAAAAAGAATTTACTTCTCATCTGCAGCTAAACATGCCCACTAGAATTATGCATTCTGTGTGCTGAGTGAGTGTTGTGGTCATTGTGTTGAAAAGATCTGTGTTCATCTCTtgtgaatgtctttttttttttttgccagtcctggggcttgaactcagggcctgagcactgtccctggcttcccgcttgagccacagcgccacttctagccttttatatatgtggtactgaggagttgaacccagggcttcatgtgtacaaggcaagcactcttgccactgggccttAACTCAGCCGCTTGTGAATGTTTCTTGAAACAAGACTGTAGGCCAGGTGTGGTGTtggaatgcctgtaatcctggctgcgccaaagatggagacaggaagattgtagctcaaggtcagcctgaacaaaaagttaggaagattctgtttttaaaaaaagtatcagGCTGGctataatgctaactactcaggaggctgagagatcttaggattacagttcaaatctagcccatgcagggaagtccatgagactcttgcctccaataaagtactcagaaaagccagaggtggtgctgtagctcaagtggtagagtgctagccttgagcaaaagcagctcagggacagtgcccaggctctgagttcaagccccaagatcaacacagagagagagagagagagagagacacacacacacataatggtATATAGCTGGtttcagctgctcaggaggcaaagTTAGTCCAAGACCTGAATTCACCAACTCTTATGGACTCCTTCCAAAATACAGTCCTAAAAACTGTAGTGGATCTTAAATATAaataggcaaagaaagaaaaagtggatggggatatggcctagggcaagagtgcctgcctcatatacataggccctgggttcaattccccagcaccacatatacagaaaatggccggaagtggcgctgtggctcaagtggcagagtcctagccttgagcaaaaagaaaccctgagtccaagtcccaggaccaaaaaaaaaaagaaaaagtggatcTGAAACAGAAATCATAAATGAAATTCATTGATAAATGACCAAGAAACTCATATTTTGGCTAATTCTCCAAGGTGGTTTTGATCATCACAAATCTTAAATGAGAGTGATACTGGGTGAGTCAGACTATCCTAGGGATCTGCTTCTTTATCTAAAACTTAGAGATAGAAACAGGCAGACacggagagaagagagagatgcaAGATTGAGGGATGGCTGAATAAAAGATATACAAAAAATATCTGGACCACCTGTAAAACCTGCCATGTAGTAGGTgctcaaatatttgtttttcGGGTTAGTTGACTTGTCATTATCAAGAACCTGTCCTGTATCCATAGTAAGATATAATCCCAGTCCACCAGGAAGGTTGGTCTAACAAGAAGAGAAAGGTAGATGGAAGTGTACGGTACTACAGCATGCTGTAGCAACAGGGATCTCCTTTAAcactaagctactcaggaggcaaaaagGTCagaagacccccatctcaaccaataacggGGTGTGGTGGTGTGGACCTGTCATCACAGCTATCCCAGAAGCTGAGGTgagaaggatcatagttccacACAAatccatggcaaaaaaaaaatttttttttaaagtttgcaaACCTCCATCAAAGCAGAAAAAGCTATGCATAGTGATAAGCACCGGTCATCCTGGCCACTCGGAAAACAAATAGGATTGCAGGCCAGGGCAGGCCAGGCagcaataacctcaaaaatatCCAGAGTAAGCCAGctatgggtggctcacgcctgtaatcccagctgctcaggaggctgagataggagagttgttgtggttcaaagccagcccaagcaagaaatgtctatgagactatcttcagttaaccaccaaaaaaagctggaagtggagctgtggctcaagtgataggtagagtgccagccttgagcgaaaaagcttagggacaacacctggaccctgagttcaagccctagtactgatccaaaagtaaacaaacagtaaattaataaattagtttaaaaaaaaaaaacaaaaaaccaaccttgGCAAAATAAAGTGTGAAAGTAGATAAATAAATTTCGTAAAGATTCCTCTAAGGGAACATTTTGCTGGTGGTGTTCCTATGTCATGAGTTATAAACTACTTATAAACTGCAAGATGTACTTAACCTGACTATTCCGTTGGTTGAAGAGGGGCATCATTGGAGAATGACCCAGGCAAGCACTTGGGTCATGCCTTCTGTGCAAGGTGGACATGAATCATTACATGTGTTCCGTCTCTTCTCTTGTAGGTAGTAGGTTATGCCTTTGACCAGGTGGATGATGATTTGCAGACGCCCTACCATGAAACAGTCTACTCCTTGTTGGATACGCTCAGCCCCGCCTACCGGGAAGCATTTGGCAATGCACTGCTTCAGAGACTTGAAGCTTTGAAAAGGGATGGACAGTCATGACCAAGCTTCTTCCTTTAAAGGGGGCTGTTGCTGGTTACGAATGTTAACAGAAAACTTGAAATTCTTGCATATGATCAACGGTAGAAAACACATCCCTGGTTTTGTAAGTTTAATCATTTGCTTCAAATTTAGGCTTTTAACTCAGAATATGATTGACAAATGAGTTGGCTCAGTTTCTGATTCATCAAGGGAATTGTGAGGCCATGGCTAAGACACCATTATTAACATTCAGATTCCTTTATGTAATTTCTCAGCATTTCAAACCCTAATCAGTGTCTCATTTTCTTACCACAGGGCTTTGAAGCTGCCAGCACTCTCTTTTACATAGGAAATTCTAGATTTGCACAGTAATATAGGAATTAGAATTACCTAACTTCAAACCTGGATTCAGCCTGCTAAATCAGGGGTTTACTACTTACTAGCTTGGACTGATTTTGTAGTGATTATTTAGCCTTATTGGAAACAAACGATCAACTAGTTTCCCCTGCACAAATTTTGGAATTCACTAGTTCACTTAATCTGCTTATATTACTAATACAGAATGACAAAAGTGGATTCCTTATCTAATAATTACTTACTAGTGCTTAACTAGTAGTAAGTGAAAAAGGACTGAAATAGTTCTGCATTCCTTGTTTGCAACCACCGGCCAACTAAGCAGAGGACAAACCGTTAGCAAATGAATGTAATAATTACTTGTTTCAAAGATATCTAAGCACATGAGCAAATACAGGAACAGGCTCCATTCTCAACAGAAAGCATCCTCAGTGTGTATTATTTCAAAGAAAGAAGCTTCTGGTTTCCTAGAAGACAATATTTTGGCCTGTGTTGATTCTTATTCTGAATGTTTGTTTACATAatgtacagtatatatatatatatattcagaaagTATTTTTGCTTCAGCGTTTCCTTTCTATGACGTGCTTTGGTACTCCCACGGGACCTCTCCCTCCCAGGTAGAGGGGCAGCGTCCCCTCTCAGTGCTCAGTGTACAGTGTCATATGAGTGCATTGTATGGGTTTGAAACCAAAGGATGAATGAAGCATTCAGAGACTTCATATTTGAAAAAGAGATActctgtattttatattttgttataagTACTGATATTTATAAACTTACTAAACAATACCATGCTGctgtatattttcaaatatatgatGAACGGTGAGGACTGAAAAGTTGTTTTTCAGTCACCTAAAGCAGCCGCTGTAGAATTGTTGAGCTAAAATTTTGCATCTGGGTGCACCTTCATGAATATGTCACTTGCAgatctttttaaagttatttgaCAGTAGACAGTTTTAGCCTCCAAAGATCTTGTGGAAGCTCGGGATGTAGCTCAAGATAGAGCACTTCCCTAGCATGCtgggaccctgggttcaatccctaggactggaaaaaggaaaaggaaaagaaaatgatgaccAGAGCAAAGTCAAGAGTTGAAGTTGGTTTGTGTCAATGTTCACGGGACCATGTTCTCTGGACCATTGGGTTTATATGGTCATGCATGTTCATCTTCCACACTGTTGTCAGATGCTTAACTGTTCAGAAATGAAGTCTAACTTCAGGTTGAACTCTCTCATGCTTAAACTCAGGCTAAGTGTAAATGATATTTGTAAAGTTTAAATAAAACCCTGTTTACTCACTTTTGAGTTAAGTATGAAGAAAAGCAATTGTACGCTTAAAATTGTTCATTTTGTGATAAATGATTGATTCCAAgaacttttgtctctgtttttgaaTTGTAATATTTATTACTATAAAAGAGGAATAAGAGAATAAGTACTTGAGTGAAACTATATAgatagccatatccccagccccaaggccctTGAGTTCTATCCCAAAACTTGGGGAGCGGGAGGGAGGGTTGTGCTTGTACtggctgggatttgaattcagggcctggaagctcgcagtcccttagctttttcacttaagggtaGCACTTAGAGGGTAAAAGTCAGATgttcctgcccaacctggctttgaaccacaatcctcagaacgcCTCCTTCTgagtgaatagctaggattataggcatgagtcaccaatacTCGGCAAGTAAAAGGTTTTAAAGTGTTGGTAGCACAGGAAAATGATTCCACAGATGAAAAACTACAAAAGGCATTTTGCTCTTCTCCAATGAAAAATTAGCAAAGCTCTGGAAGGGCAAATTATGCCCTATCCTTCTGATGAAAAACATGATATGCCATGACTGAAACTGTGGAACAATGGCAGTGTGAAAATATGCTACgtaaaaatttcaaatatacaggggctgagaatatggcctagccgTAGGTTGAATGCTTGCtcagcatgcatgcagccctggattCGAGTCCTCACTAccacactcagaaaaagccagaagtggcgctgtggctcaagtggtagagtgctggccttgagcactgagaggctcagggacagtgcccaggccctgagttcaagccccaggacttgcaagaaAGAAAgcgagaagagagggaaggaggaaggaaggaaggacacacacacacacacacacaactgctaTATTTGTTAAGTGTTTCCTGTACATTGAATaggcaaatatttaaaacaagcaGGCACCAATGACACCTAtaagaatcttagctactcaggaggctgagctcttgaggatcgcggttcggagccagcctggacaggaacatccatgacactcttacctccaattaaccaccccaacaccagaagtggagctgtggctcaaagtagccttgagcaacagagctcagggacaacggccaggccccgagttcaagccccacgactgacaaaacatttttaagcaaaACTATTTCTATGTAAGGCTATCCCAAAACAAGCGGAGCGCACGCGCGTTTGCACCACCTCTGAGGTCCAATGGCCCAACAAACGGCATCCATAAGTACTTGGAGGGAAGGCGCGGACGAGGCTCCATCCTTCTGCGAACGCGGGTGGGTCCCAGTGGCCCCCAGTGGCCTCCGCGGCCGGgcgccggggccgggggtgggggtaaAGCAGGGGGAGACCCTAGCCGGGAGCCCGCGGGGACGCAGCAGGAGACGCAGCCCCGCCCCGTTCGgaacgccccgcccctcccgcaaCGCCACGCCCCCAGCTCCGATGGGAGCCACGCCCCCGAGGCCCAGGAGCCCCCTCCTTCCTGAACGCCCCGTCCCTTCGCAGCTCGCACTTACGCCCCTgaggcccggagccccgcccatACCACGCCCCCCTCACAGCTTGCAGACCCGCCTCCAGGGCCAAGAGCCCCGCCCTGCACGGAACCACAAGCCACGCCCCTTCCTGCCCGGCCCCGTCCCGCCCTCAGAGAGACTGACCGGCCCCGCCTCTCCGGGTTCGGGCTCGCCTCCTTAGCAACCAACGGGACTCTTTCACCTTAGCAACCAGCACAAGCTACTACCTACCATGGCTGAAGAGGAAGGTTCTAACCCGACGGAAAAAGTTATCCGGATCCAAAGAGTGTTTATAAACCTGCTGGACACCTACAGCAGCAAAAACATCGGAAAGGTGAGCAGCAGC
This window harbors:
- the LOC125363648 gene encoding GSK3B-interacting protein, whose product is METDCNPMELSSVSGFEDGSELNGFEGTDVKDMRLEAEAVVNDVLFAVNNMFVSKSLRCADDVAYINVETKERNRYCLELTEAGLRVVGYAFDQVDDDLQTPYHETVYSLLDTLSPAYREAFGNALLQRLEALKRDGQS